DNA sequence from the Desulfovibrio litoralis DSM 11393 genome:
TGCTGATGTAGCCGAAAAAGAATTTTATAAGCCCATTAATTCAATGCCGGGGCAGGCACAATACAGCATTCATTCTCTGCTCAAACGTGTTGAAAAAGCGGTTAAAGCCGGACTAAAAGCTTGTATTCTTTTTGGCATTCCCTCAACTAAAGACAGTTGTGGTAGTCAAGGCTGGTTAGAAACAGGCATAGTTCAACGTGCGGTTAAAGCACTTAAAAGCGAGTTTCCTAACCTGATTGTAGTTACTGATGTTTGTTTGTGTGAATATACTGCTCATGGGCATTGTGGCGTTCTTTCTCCTAATGGTGAAGTTTTAAACGACCCGACTCTTGAGTTGTTAAGTAAAGTCGCTTTATCACACGCAATAGCAGGAGCGGATATTGTAGCACCTTCTGATATGATGGACGGCAGAGTCGCCGCTATTCGCCACGCACTAGACCAACAGGGTTTTGAAAACTTAGCGATTATGTCTTATGCCGTAAAATATGCCTCTTCTTTTTATGGCCCATTCAGAGAAGCCGCCGAATCAGCACCACAATCAGGCGACCGCAAAAGCTACCAAATGGATTTTGCAAATTCCAGCCAAGCATTATTAGAGGCGGAAGCTGATGTGAATGAGGGCGCCGATATATTGATGGTTAAGCCCATTGGTGCTTACCTTGACATATTGCGCTTGTTGCACGATAATTTTAGCCTGCCCCTAGCGGCGTATCAAGTCAGCGGAGAATACTCCATGATTAAAGCGGCCGCAGAAAAAGGCTGGATTAACGAAGAAGCTGTTATATTAGAATCGCTTATCGGCATAAAAAGAGCCGGAGCAAGCTTAATTTTAAACTACTTTACCGAAGAATTACTCTTAAAAGGCTTGGTTAAATAAAAAATGTCTCACCCTTCATCTCCTCACCACCCAATCAATACACAAGATCACTCAGAAAAAACTCAGGACAGCCCAAAATGTCCACATGCTCATGGGAATCAAGCACATAACTCTCACCCACATGGACAAGCACACCCTCACGCACAACATAGCCATTTAGCCGGTTCTCAAGCTAAAACGTTAGAAGACGGTACTCCCGCTTTACGCCTTATCGCTTGGGAAGTAACTCGTTCTTGTAACCTCGCTTGTAAACATTGTCGTGCGGAAGCTCATAGAGAACCATATCCCGGCGAATTTGATACTGCCGAAGCCAAAGCCCTGATTGATACGTTTAAACAAGTGGGTAATCCTATTATTATCTTTACGGGCGGCGAACCTATGTTACGCCCTGATATTTATGAATTAATAAGCTACGCCAACAACCAAGGGTTACGTTGCGTTATGGCACCAAACGGTACTTTAATTACCCCAGAAACGGCTCAAAAAATGAAAGCCGCCGGGGTGCAGCGTTGTTCTATTTCTATCGACGGCCCTGATGCTCAAAGCCATGACGAATTTAGAGGCGAAAAAGGTGCATTTGAACAAGCTTTAAGAGGTATTAGCTATTTAAAAGAAGCGGGTATTGAGTTTCAAATTAACTCGACTGTAACCAAAAATAACCTCGCTAATTTTAAAGATATTTTTCATCTAGCGGATAAATTAGGTGCCGTCGCTTGGCATATTTTCTTGCTTGTTCCGATGGGGCGTGCGGCCGGATTAGCTGACCAAGTAATTACGCCAACAGAATATGAATCTGTTTTAAATTGGTTTTATGATTTTAGAAAACAAACTAAAATGCACCTTAAAGCCACTTGTGCACCGCATTATTATCGCATTATGCGTCAGCGTGCTAAAGAAGAAGATGTTGAAGTAAACGCCGAAAACTTCGGCATGGACGCTTTTACTCGTGGCTGTCTGGGTGGAACGGGCTTTTGTTTTATTAGTCATACTGGTCAAGTACAACCTTGTGGTTATCTTGAGTTAGATTGTGGAAATGTCAGAAAAACACCATTCCCTGAAATCTGGCGTAATTCAAAACACTTTAAAGAGTTTCGTACCCCTGCTGATTACAAAGGTAAATGCGGTGTATGCGGATACCACAGAGTCTGCGGTGGTTGCCGTGCGAGAGCGTATTCCATGTCGGGCGATCATCTCGCCGCCGAACCTTTATGCACTTATGTTCCTCCAAGACATAAGTTGTAGGTAACATCTATTAATTTATTATTTTTTTCATCTTCTCAAGGAAAACGAAAAATGATCTGGACTCTATACTTTATTATATTATTAATAATAGGTATTCTTATCTTTTTTAATATTCCATATTCTAAAACAAAAAACAATTTTCACAATGACA
Encoded proteins:
- the ahbD gene encoding heme b synthase, whose translation is MSHPSSPHHPINTQDHSEKTQDSPKCPHAHGNQAHNSHPHGQAHPHAQHSHLAGSQAKTLEDGTPALRLIAWEVTRSCNLACKHCRAEAHREPYPGEFDTAEAKALIDTFKQVGNPIIIFTGGEPMLRPDIYELISYANNQGLRCVMAPNGTLITPETAQKMKAAGVQRCSISIDGPDAQSHDEFRGEKGAFEQALRGISYLKEAGIEFQINSTVTKNNLANFKDIFHLADKLGAVAWHIFLLVPMGRAAGLADQVITPTEYESVLNWFYDFRKQTKMHLKATCAPHYYRIMRQRAKEEDVEVNAENFGMDAFTRGCLGGTGFCFISHTGQVQPCGYLELDCGNVRKTPFPEIWRNSKHFKEFRTPADYKGKCGVCGYHRVCGGCRARAYSMSGDHLAAEPLCTYVPPRHKL
- the hemB gene encoding porphobilinogen synthase, which encodes MNTFYRGRRLRRNQALRTLMQDVSLSSNDLIMPYFVADVAEKEFYKPINSMPGQAQYSIHSLLKRVEKAVKAGLKACILFGIPSTKDSCGSQGWLETGIVQRAVKALKSEFPNLIVVTDVCLCEYTAHGHCGVLSPNGEVLNDPTLELLSKVALSHAIAGADIVAPSDMMDGRVAAIRHALDQQGFENLAIMSYAVKYASSFYGPFREAAESAPQSGDRKSYQMDFANSSQALLEAEADVNEGADILMVKPIGAYLDILRLLHDNFSLPLAAYQVSGEYSMIKAAAEKGWINEEAVILESLIGIKRAGASLILNYFTEELLLKGLVK